ACGTTTGCAAAAACAAAATTACCCATTAGTTTTTGTCGATAGAGCTGTAAAAGAAATTGATGTTTCTTCAGTCATGTTGGATAATGCACTGGCTTCAGAGTTAGCGGTCAACCATTTCGTTCAAAAAGGATATTCTCGCATAGGGATTTTAACATCGGAAGTTGTGAGAAATGTTTCTACCCGAATTGAGCGTGTCGCCGGATTTAAACGAGCCATGCTTATGAACGGTATGGAAGTTAATGAAGATTTTATCAAAAGTGTAAATGTTGAGCGTGTTCAAGAGGCATTCCATGAAATGTTTTCATTGGAAAAGAGACCAGAAGCCATAATCGCGGGAAACGACTTGACTTTATTTGAAATATTGAAATATGTAAATGAAAACAATATAAAAGTCCCGGACGATTTGGCGCTTATTGGAATTGATGATGTCGGGTTTGCAAGTATATATAGCCCGCCACTAACAACGATTGCTCAGCCTACAGTTGAGATGGGGAAGAAAGCAGCTAGTTTATTGGTCAAAAAAATTAACAAAGATACAGATGAAGCGTACAAATCGGAGTATCGGTTTGAACCAAAGTTAATAGCGCGTGATTCTTGTTAATGAAGATATAAGGAGATAGTCAAAATGGTGGAAGTAATTACGATAGGTGATGCAATG
This genomic window from Sporosarcina sp. Marseille-Q4063 contains:
- a CDS encoding substrate-binding domain-containing protein gives rise to the protein MKKVTIDDVAKKARISKSTVSQYLNKRYEYMSVETRERIKETIEELGYQPNIVARSLTQKSTSTIGVIVANILHAFSTQIIRTIEDYCNERDLHIIVCNADDKPEKEKRYIDMLLAKQVDGLIIFPTGGNLDLYERLQKQNYPLVFVDRAVKEIDVSSVMLDNALASELAVNHFVQKGYSRIGILTSEVVRNVSTRIERVAGFKRAMLMNGMEVNEDFIKSVNVERVQEAFHEMFSLEKRPEAIIAGNDLTLFEILKYVNENNIKVPDDLALIGIDDVGFASIYSPPLTTIAQPTVEMGKKAASLLVKKINKDTDEAYKSEYRFEPKLIARDSC